One window of Strigops habroptila isolate Jane chromosome Z, bStrHab1.2.pri, whole genome shotgun sequence genomic DNA carries:
- the FAM174A gene encoding membrane protein FAM174A produces the protein MWPPPLPWLLAGLLLAARCGEAAAAALHLRSADTASPRPTEVASGAATRSSSSSRLAEVSAPPEQGQPMTQRALSVLVLASAALIVYFVIRTVRLRRRSRKTRRYGVLDTNIENMELTPLEQDDDDDDTTLFDASHPRREVRAFQ, from the exons ATGtggccgccgccgctgccctggctgctggcGGGGCTGCTGCTAGCTGCCCGTTGCGGGGAGGCTGCGGCGGCGGCCCTTCACCTTCGGAGTGCCGACACTGCCTCCCCGCGCCCCACCGAGGTGGCCAGCGGGGCCGCCACAcgaagcagcagcagcagtcgCCTGGCCGAGGTGTCGGCGCCGCCCGAGCAGGGCCAGCCCATGACCCAGCGCGCCCTGTCCGTGCTGGTGCTGGCCAGCGCCGCCCTCATCGTCTACTTCGTGATCCGGACCGTGCG gcTCAGAAGGCGAAGCAGAAAAACCCGAAGGTACGGCGTTTTGGATACAAACATAGAAAACATGGAGCTGACCCCATTAGAgcaagatgatgatgatgatgatacaACACTATTTGATGCCAGTCATCCTCGAAG